The Oncorhynchus tshawytscha isolate Ot180627B linkage group LG05, Otsh_v2.0, whole genome shotgun sequence genome includes a window with the following:
- the LOC112251863 gene encoding L-selectin isoform X2 → MAVHGPFFRQPQVVTMMWMLIVVLGMCGGHATGWTYHASTYTMNWTMAREWCWINNHTDMVVIQNQEENNYLLNILPDRTGSPYYWIGIKKINGNWTWVGTNGTWVGNSSWAPNEPNNKLGEECVEMYVNKGNSENNGKWNDDMCSNLKYSLCYRDQCNQTSCMGQGRCLETINNFTCVCEPGFEGHVCQTAKGCDPLCLPDGFVNCSAVNFTVNSTCRLSCEKGNLLLGSPEVSCGTDRVWTAVWGDDIWSRIWVWSGIWVWSGQRPVCASYQHVLMAVAAS, encoded by the exons ATG GCAGTCCATGGACCCTTCTTCAGACAGCCACAGGTAGTAACAATGATGTGGATGCTTATCGTAGTCCTAGGTATGTGTGGAGGACATGCCACGGGCTGGACATATCATGCCTCCACATATACCATGAACTGGACCATGGCAAGAGAGTGGTGTTGGATTAACAACCACACAGACATGGTAGTCATCCAAAACCAGGAAGAGAATAATTACCTCCTCAACATCTTGCCTGATAGAACTGGGTCTCCGTATTACTGGATCGGAATCAAgaagatcaatggaaactggaCATGGGTCGGAACCAACGGAACGTGGGTTGGGAATTCTTCCTGGGCACCCAACGAACCCAATAACAAACTGGGTGAGGAGTGTGTTGAGATGTACGTCAACAAAGGGAACAGCGAGAATAACGGGAAGTGGAACGATGATATGTGCTCAAATCTCAAATACTCGCTATGCTACAGAG ACCAATGCAACCAAACATCATGCATGGGACAAGGGAGATGTTTGGAGACCATCAACAattttacctgtgtgtgtgaacctGGGTTTGAGGGACACGTTTGCCAAACAG CTAAGGGATGTGACCCCTTATGTCTACCTGATGGGTTTGTGAACTGCTCTGCTGTCAACTTTACTGTCAACTCTACATGCCGATTGAGCTGTGAGAAGGGGAACCTACTGCTGGGATCCCCAGAAGTCAGCTGTGGCACGGACAGGGTCTGGACTGCAGTCTGGGGCGATGACATCTGGAGCAGGATCTGGGTCTGGAGCGGGATCTGGGTCTGGAGCGGACAAAGGCCAGTTTGTGCAA GTTATCAGCATGTCCTAATGGCTGTAGCTGCTAGTTGA
- the LOC112251863 gene encoding L-selectin isoform X1 yields MAVHGPFFRQPQVVTMMWMLIVVLGMCGGHATGWTYHASTYTMNWTMAREWCWINNHTDMVVIQNQEENNYLLNILPDRTGSPYYWIGIKKINGNWTWVGTNGTWVGNSSWAPNEPNNKLGEECVEMYVNKGNSENNGKWNDDMCSNLKYSLCYRDQCNQTSCMGQGRCLETINNFTCVCEPGFEGHVCQTAKGCDPLCLPDGFVNCSAVNFTVNSTCRLSCEKGNLLLGSPEVSCGTDRVWTAVWGDDIWSRIWVWSGIWVWSGQRPVCASYQHVLMAVAAGWMLSMSCCICCCFNHRKKKKHAQLREPDEGVTSSNETGDN; encoded by the exons ATG GCAGTCCATGGACCCTTCTTCAGACAGCCACAGGTAGTAACAATGATGTGGATGCTTATCGTAGTCCTAGGTATGTGTGGAGGACATGCCACGGGCTGGACATATCATGCCTCCACATATACCATGAACTGGACCATGGCAAGAGAGTGGTGTTGGATTAACAACCACACAGACATGGTAGTCATCCAAAACCAGGAAGAGAATAATTACCTCCTCAACATCTTGCCTGATAGAACTGGGTCTCCGTATTACTGGATCGGAATCAAgaagatcaatggaaactggaCATGGGTCGGAACCAACGGAACGTGGGTTGGGAATTCTTCCTGGGCACCCAACGAACCCAATAACAAACTGGGTGAGGAGTGTGTTGAGATGTACGTCAACAAAGGGAACAGCGAGAATAACGGGAAGTGGAACGATGATATGTGCTCAAATCTCAAATACTCGCTATGCTACAGAG ACCAATGCAACCAAACATCATGCATGGGACAAGGGAGATGTTTGGAGACCATCAACAattttacctgtgtgtgtgaacctGGGTTTGAGGGACACGTTTGCCAAACAG CTAAGGGATGTGACCCCTTATGTCTACCTGATGGGTTTGTGAACTGCTCTGCTGTCAACTTTACTGTCAACTCTACATGCCGATTGAGCTGTGAGAAGGGGAACCTACTGCTGGGATCCCCAGAAGTCAGCTGTGGCACGGACAGGGTCTGGACTGCAGTCTGGGGCGATGACATCTGGAGCAGGATCTGGGTCTGGAGCGGGATCTGGGTCTGGAGCGGACAAAGGCCAGTTTGTGCAA GTTATCAGCATGTCCTAATGGCTGTAGCTGCTGGTTGGATGCTCTCAATGTCCTGCTGCATCTGCTGTTGTTTCAATCACAGAAAAA